A region of Papilio machaon chromosome 14, ilPapMach1.1, whole genome shotgun sequence DNA encodes the following proteins:
- the LOC106711347 gene encoding uncharacterized protein LOC106711347, which yields MNQRNITVESSSAVKELLDTTNECLHALENLGVDVGSWDILVIYIVSQKLDPESRKLWENLINDCSNKLPELSQFKTFLENRFRALECLGSNNVNKQGNTKPKNATALHVTTTHNISCVFCTDKGHKLCNCKKFAQEDVENRRKFVQTSRLCFNCLSAGHSMYTCRQSTRCHLCRRRHHTLLHPKSTPKTDDSNPGQSISSDVVASEAASSSAGESTRAMTCFAKASTHVLLATALIDVEARTGSLICLRSLLDQGSQASFITESAVQLLGLKRHPIKTVISGLGGDPQASLACKFMVTMKIQSRHDPSFVISVKAYVMNKVTSLLPDRKIVVPMLPSLSCEVLADPSFGTPNKIDVLLGAEVYSQILLQGLIRGPPGYPLAQNTRFGWILSGEVEEGGSQSETCHNVIVSLHSAHSNESELLRKFWELESDHYDVEKTYLTEEEQLCERLFTETTRRDESGRYVVRLPFRTPDPKCKYGDSKQIAQKRFLILEKRFLRDPEMKKEYVKVINEYLDLGHMEKVDDKETTDAVYLPHHAVVRNDKLTTKVRVVFDASCPGTNGASLNQDLLVGPALQPELRHILMNWRQFPICLVADIVKMYRQVKVSETDVDFQRIIWRENPEDELQHFRLLRVTFGTSSAPYLAVKSLQQIAHDEGTDFPLASNRVLKDFYVDDLMTGCQNVGEGIQIYHEMKELLGRGGFELQRWSTNSSELSDHIQEDHRQATGEHLELKTDAVSKILGLTWNRRSDEFEYTVNLPPLETPVTKRRVISDIAKLFDPLGWIAPAIITAKVLIQKLWLSGIEWDQELPSPLLKDWLEYREELKQLTHFRLPRWIHAASDDCVVELHGFADASNVAYAAVVYTRIIDRDGSIHVNLITSKTKVAPVKQVSIPRLELCGAVLLAKLLKEVSTVLGISKQNIHAWTDSSVVLAWLRSHPSRWKTFIANRVSEVLTVLDGSQWSHVSTKQNPADCASRGVKPSECANNQIWKQGPTFLKRKNIEYKKEIMDTTVEERKLKCHTATSTTEESSILTKYSSLMRLTRVVAYCRRFLSPKSTGTLKAEELGQALKTCIKMCQRHYFQEEMDNLKKHGKVNKKSRLTSLNPFLDSEDILRVGGRLQMAALENDMKHPILIPHGSHLTSLLIDDAHRKTLHGGPQLMANYLRSKYWIINAKGLIRQHVWKCVVCVRHSAKCRQQMMGQLPEARVTPSRPFLRSGVDYAGPINIRPTKGRGYHSTKGYICLFVCMATKAVHLEVVSDMTTQGFLAAFKRFVARRGHVAEIWSDNGTTFVGSAKELKILFNAETSAMAREIAEWCATNSTEWHFIPPHSPNFGGLWEAGVKSTKHHLRRIMGNSTLTFEEITTLLAQIEACLNSRPMSQLPTYPDDPFPLTPGHFLVGGPLVVVPDRDYKDFNITSLKRWQLTQRMLQEFWRKWSDEYLAQLQHRYKWKDQVAEPKIGDVVLLREVDLPPAKWLFGVITEKHTGLDNLTRVVSVRCKGSIIKRPLSKLVVLPVS from the coding sequence atGAACCAAAGGAACATCACCGTGGAGTCTTCAAGTGCCGTTAAAGAATTACTTGACACAACGAACGAATGTTTACATGCACTTGAAAACTTAGGGGTTGACGTTGGTTCATGGGACAtacttgttatttatattgtcaGCCAAAAACTTGATCCAGAGTCACGGAAATTGtgggaaaatttaattaacgattgttcaaataaattaccaGAACTGagtcaatttaaaactttcttaGAAAATAGGTTTAGGGCATTAGAATGCCTAGGttcaaataatgtaaataagcaAGGTAACACTAAGCCAAAAAATGCTACGGCATTACATGTAACCACCACTCATAATATCAGTTGTGTTTTTTGTACTGATAAAGGACACAAgttatgtaattgtaaaaagtttGCCCAGGAAGATGTAGAAAATCGACGTAAGTTTGTCCAAACCAGTAGGCtgtgttttaattgtttgagCGCAGGCCACTCCATGTATACCTGCCGGCAATCTACAAGGTGTCATCTTTGTCGAAGAAGACATCATACGCTTCTTCACCCTAAAAGTACCCCGAAAACTGATGATAGTAATCCAGGTCAGTCCATTAGTAGCGATGTTGTTGCGTCAGAAGCAGCTTCATCTTCAGCGGGTGAGTCCACACGAGCTATGACGTGTTTCGCCAAGGCTAGTACACACGTACTCTTGGCCACGGCCTTGATTGATGTAGAGGCGAGAACTGGATCTTTGATTTGTTTAAGATCCCTGTTAGACCAGGGGTCTCAGGCTTCGTTCATTACGGAGTCCGCGGTCCAGTTATTGGGATTAAAAAGACATCCCATCAAAACTGTAATCTCAGGTCTGGGCGGTGACCCCCAAGCGTCATTGGCCTGTAAGTTCATGGTTACCATGAAAATTCAGTCCCGTCACGACCCCAGTTTTGTCATCTCTGTCAAGGCGTATGTTATGAACAAAGTGACGTCTCTCTTGCCTGATAGGAAGATTGTCGTCCCGATGTTGCCTTCATTATCTTGTGAGGTTTTAGCTGACCCTTCGTTTGGCACACCCAACAAAATCGATGTTCTGTTAGGTGCCGAAGTCTACAGCCAAATTCTGTTGCAAGGGTTGATTAGGGGTCCGCCGGGCTACCCTCTTGCACAGAATACTAGATTTGGTTGGATCCTTTCTGGTGAAGTTGAAGAAGGAGGCAGCCAATCGGAAACATGTCACAACGTTATTGTTAGCTTGCACTCAGCTCATTCAAACGAGAGTGAGCTCTTACGGAAGTTCTGGGAGTTGGAGTCCGACCATTATGATGTTGAGAAAACATATCTGACGGAAGAAGAGCAGTTGTGTGAAAGATTGTTCACGGAAACGACGCGTAGAGACGAATCTGGTCGTTACGTGGTTAGGTTGCCCTTTCGCACACCGGATCCAAAATGCAAATATGGTGACTCGAAACAAATTGCCCAGAAAAGGtttcttattttagaaaagCGGTTTTTACGAGACCCTGAGATGAAGAAAGAATATGTCAAGGTCATCAATGAATACTTGGACCTTGGCCACATGGAGAAGGTCGATGATAAAGAAACGACTGATGCGGTGTATTTACCACATCACGCAGTAGTGCGAAATGACAAGCTTACCACCAAGGTGAGAGTTGTTTTCGATGCATCATGTCCGGGAACAAATGGAGCGTCGTTGAATCAGGATCTTTTGGTCGGTCCAGCTCTCCAACCAGAGTTGCGTCACATCCTGATGAATTGGCGTCAGTTTCCAATATGCCTCGTTGCAGACATCGTTAAGATGTACAGACAAGTCAAGGTGTCTGAGACGGATGTTGATTTTCAACGAATCATATGGCGCGAAAATCCAGAAGACGAGTTGCAGCATTTCCGTCTACTCCGTGTGACCTTCGGCACATCATCGGCACCATACTTAGCAGTGAAATCTTTGCAGCAGATTGCACACGATGAGGGAACTGATTTTCCTCTAGCATCGAATCGTGTATTGAAGGACTTCTATGTCGACGATTTAATGACAGGATGCCAGAACGTTGGAGAAGGTATTCAAATCTATCACGAAATGAAGGAGTTACTTGGTCGTGGAGGCTTCGAGCTTCAGCGATGGTCCACCAATAGTTCCGAATTGTCAGATCACATACAGGAAGACCACAGACAAGCAACCGGAGAACACCTGGAACTTAAAACAGACGCCGTTAGCAAAATTTTAGGACTTACCTGGAATAGGAGGTCCGACGAATTCGAATACACCGTGAATCTTCCTCCTTTAGAAACACCTGTAACTAAACGCAGAGTTATTTCGGATATCGCGAAATTGTTTGACCCACTCGGATGGATAGCTCCAGCCATAATAACGGCCAAGGTATTGATACAAAAACTATGGTTGTCGGGCATCGAGTGGGATCAGGAACTACCCTCACCATTGTTGAAGGACTGGCTTGAGTATAGAGAAGAATTGAAGCAACTTACCCACTTCCGTCTCCCTCGTTGGATTCATGCAGCCAGTGATGACTGCGTGGTAGAGCTGCATGGCTTCGCCGATGCATCCAATGTTGCGTATGCAGCCGTAGTGTATACTCGCATTATCGATAGAGACGGGTCCATTCATGTCAACCTTATCACATCTAAGACTAAAGTGGCACCCGTCAAGCAGGTGTCAATTCCGAGACTCGAGCTTTGCGGAGCAGTATTGCTCGCCAAGCTGTTAAAGGAAGTATCCACAGTTCTCGGAATATCCAAGCAAAACATCCATGCTTGGACTGACTCCTCGGTAGTATTGGCTTGGCTCAGGAGCCACCCTAGTCGTTGGAAAACTTTCATAGCAAATAGAGTGTCGGAAGTGCTCACCGTCTTGGATGGAAGTCAGTGGTCTCACGTATCGACGAAGCAGAATCCTGCCGACTGCGCGTCCAGAGGCGTAAAACCATCGGAATGCGCCAATAATCAGATATGGAAGCAGGGTCCGACATTCCTGAAAAGGAAAAACatcgaatataaaaaagagatTATGGATACTACAGTCGAAGAGAGAAAGTTAAAATGTCACACCGCTACAAGCACCACAGAAGAGAGTAGCATACTTACCAAGTATTCGTCGTTAATGCGACTTACCAGAGTCGTAGCTTACTGTAGAAGGTTTTTGTCTCCAAAATCAACGGGTACTTTGAAAGCAGAGGAACTGGGACAAGCTTTGAAAACCTGCATTAAAATGTGTCAACGGCATTATTTCCAGGAAGAGATGGATAATCTAAAGAAGCATGGCAAGGTGAACAAAAAAAGTAGACTTACCTCGTTGAATCCGTTTCTTGATTCCGAAGACATCTTGAGAGTCGGTGGTCGTTTGCAGATGGCTGCACTGGAAAATGACATGAAGCATCCCATATTGATTCCTCATGGCTCGCATTTAACAAGTTTATTAATAGACGATGCACATCGGAAAACGTTGCATGGTGGCCCACAATTGATGGCCAACTATCTCAGATCCAAATATTGGATCATCAATGCAAAAGGTCTTATTCGACAGCACGTCTGGAAGTGCGTAGTTTGTGTTCGTCATTCCGCAAAGTGTAGACAGCAAATGATGGGCCAATTACCAGAGGCGAGAGTTACCCCTAGTCGTCCTTTTCTACGTAGTGGAGTGGACTATGCTGGTCCCATTAATATTCGTCCTACCAAGGGTCGTGGATATCACTCCACAAAGGGCTATATATGCTTGTTTGTCTGCATGGCTACAAAGGCCGTCCACCTTGAAGTCGTTAGCGACATGACTACTCAAGGCTTTTTAGCAGCATTTAAACGCTTTGTAGCCAGGCGAGGACATGTCGCAGAGATCTGGAGCGACAACGGTACCACTTTTGTTGGTAGCGCGAAGGAGTTGAAGATTTTGTTCAACGCAGAAACGTCTGCCATGGCACGTGAAATCGCCGAGTGGTGTGCCACAAATAGTACAGAGTGGCACTTCATCCCTCCACATTCTCCGAATTTTGGAGGATTGTGGGAGGCAGGAGTGAAGTCCACCAAACACCATCTCCGTAGAATAATGGGCAACAGTACATTAACGTTTGAAGAAATCACCACATTACTGGCGCAGATCGAAGCCTGTTTAAATTCAAGACCTATGTCACAGCTACCAACATATCCGGACGATCCCTTTCCTTTGACCCCTGGTCATTTTTTGGTAGGGGGACCACTAGTGGTTGTCCCTGATAGAGATTATAAGGACTTCAATATCACCTCACTTAAAAGATGGCAACTTACGCAGCGCAT